From Brienomyrus brachyistius isolate T26 chromosome 21, BBRACH_0.4, whole genome shotgun sequence, the proteins below share one genomic window:
- the prpf38b gene encoding pre-mRNA-splicing factor 38B isoform X10: MANAVTGNQQQQQQQQVVAKPVGSGKHGNVLPLWGNEKTMNLNPMILTNILSSPYFKVQLYELKTYHEVVDEIYFKVTHAEPWEKGSRKTAGQTGMCGGVRGVGTGGIVSTAFCLLYKLFTLKLTRKQVMGLITHTDSPYIRALGFMYIRYTQPPTDLVDWFDPFLDDEEELDVKAGGGCVMTIGEMLRSFLTKLEWFSTLFPRIPVPVQKAIDQQMKSRPRKAPENDGHQDTAQETTWQAERRRSRSPRRTPSPRRSPNRSRSQSRHRDRRGASFDRELERERDRQRKEREGKDKDKDRDRPERDQDRDRRERVDKDRRRSRSIDRPLDRRRSRSKDRKRSRSGSRDRKIDRKDREREVENDRARRKDRASERERSKERRSKGEPEDKKHDERHREERTVRKPSRSKSREKKGKGERSRKRSQSRGRIDSEDKAKKRERSQSRERSNKGSRSREQSHKRSRSRERSNKGSQSRERSNKGSQSRERSNKGSQSRERSNKGSQSRERSHKSSQSRERSHKSSQSRERSHKSSQSRERSHKSSRSRERSHKRSRSKERTHRRELSDTSDSKHQNRSPSAEQVDGKQDSREKST; encoded by the exons ATGGCCAACGCGGTTACCGGgaatcagcagcagcagcagcagcagcaggtcgTGGCCAAGCCCGTCGGCTCGGGGAAGCACGGCAATGTGTTGCCTCTCTGGGGCAACGAGAAGACGATGAACCTGAATCCGATGATTCTGACCAACATACTGTCGTCGCCGTATTTCAAGGTCCAGCTCTATGAGCTGAAAACGTACCACGAGGTTGTGGACGAGATCTACTTCAAG GTGACTCATGCCGAGCCGTGGGAGAAAGGTAGCAGGAAAACGGCGGGCCAGACTGGAATGTGTGGAGGG GTCCGTGGTGTTGGAACTGGTGGCATAGTCTCCactgccttctgcctgctgtacaAACTGTTCACGCTAAAGTTGACTCGTAAGCAGGTGATGGGACTCATCACACATACCGACTCTCCCTACATCAGAGCCCTAGGCTTCATGTATATAAG ATACACACAGCCTCCCACAGACCTTGTGGATTGGTTTGACCCGTTCCTTGATGATGAGGAG GAGCTGGACGTGAAAGCCGGGGGAGGTTGTGTCATGACGATCGGCGAAATGCTACGTTCCTTCCTCACCAAGCTAGAATGGTTCTCCACCCTTTTCCCacgcatccctgtgcctgttcaGAAGGCGATCGACCAGCAGATGAAGAGTCGACCCAGGAAAGCTCCTGAGAATGATGGCCaccaggacactgcacaggaaaCGACGTGGCAGGCTGAGCGGCGGCGCTCCAG GAGTCCCAGGAGGACTCCGAGTCCTCGGAGGTCACCTAATAGATCACGGAGTCAGAGCCGTCACCGTGACAGGCGTGGCGCCAGCTTCGACCGTGAACTGGAGAGGGAGCGAGACCGACAAAGGAAGGAAAGGGAAGGCAAGGACAAGGACAAGGACCGGGACCGTCCAGAGAGAGATCAAGACCGTGACCGGAGGGAGAGGGTGGACAAGGACCGACGGCGCTCCCGAAGCATCGACCGGCCCTTAGATCGGCGGCGGAGCCGGAGCAAAGACCGCAAGCGAAGCCGTAGTGGCAGCCGCGATCGGAAGATTGACCGTAAAGATCGAGAGCGGGAGGTGGAGAACGACCGAGCCAGGAGGAAGGACAGGGCCAGCGAGAGGGAGAGATCAAAAGAGAGACGGTCCAAAGGAGAGCCAGAAGACAAGAAGCATGATGAGAGGCACAGGGAGGAACGTACAGTGAGGAAGCCAAGCCGGAGTAAGAGTAGGGAAAAAAAGGGCAAGGGTGAAAGGTCCCGCAAACGTAGCCAGAGCAGGGGTAGAATAGACAGCGAGGACAAGGCCAAGAAAAGAGAGCGTAGCCAGAGCAGAGAACGGTCTAACAAGGGCAGCCGTAGCAGGGAGCAGTCTCACAAACGTAGCCGTAGCAGGGAGCGATCTAACAAGGGCAGCCAGAGCAGGGAGAGGTCTAACAAGGGCAGCCAGAGCAGGGAGAGGTCTAACAAGGGCAGCCAGAGCAGGGAGAGGTCTAACAAGGGCAGCCAGAGCAGGGAGAG GTCTCACAAGAGCAGCCAGAGCAGAGAGAGGTCTCACAAGAGCAGCCAGAGCAGAGAGAGGTCTCACAAGAGCAGCCAGAGCAGAGAGAGGTCTCACAAGAGCAGCCGGAGCAGGGAGAGGTCTCACAAGCGTAGCCGGAGCAAGGAACGCACTCACCGCCGAGAACTAAGCGACACGAGTGACAGCAAGCATCAGAATAGAAGTCCGAGTGCAGAACAGGTTGATGGGAAGCAGGATAGCAGAGAAAAATCCACTTAA
- the prpf38b gene encoding pre-mRNA-splicing factor 38B isoform X35: MANAVTGNQQQQQQQQVVAKPVGSGKHGNVLPLWGNEKTMNLNPMILTNILSSPYFKVQLYELKTYHEVVDEIYFKVTHAEPWEKGSRKTAGQTGMCGGVRGVGTGGIVSTAFCLLYKLFTLKLTRKQVMGLITHTDSPYIRALGFMYIRYTQPPTDLVDWFDPFLDDEEELDVKAGGGCVMTIGEMLRSFLTKLEWFSTLFPRIPVPVQKAIDQQMKSRPRKAPENDGHQDTAQETTWQAERRRSRSPRRTPSPRRSPNRSRSQSRHRDRRGASFDRELERERDRQRKEREGKDKDKDRDRPERDQDRDRRERVDKDRRRSRSIDRPLDRRRSRSKDRKRSRSGSRDRKIDRKDREREVENDRARRKDRASERERSKERRSKGEPEDKKHDERHREERTVRKPSRSKSREKKGKGERSRKRSQSRGRIDSEDKAKKRERSQSRERSNKGSRSREQSHKRSRSRERSNKGSQSRERSHKSSQSRERSHKSSQSRERSHKSSRSRERSHKRSRSKERTHRRELSDTSDSKHQNRSPSAEQVDGKQDSREKST; encoded by the exons ATGGCCAACGCGGTTACCGGgaatcagcagcagcagcagcagcagcaggtcgTGGCCAAGCCCGTCGGCTCGGGGAAGCACGGCAATGTGTTGCCTCTCTGGGGCAACGAGAAGACGATGAACCTGAATCCGATGATTCTGACCAACATACTGTCGTCGCCGTATTTCAAGGTCCAGCTCTATGAGCTGAAAACGTACCACGAGGTTGTGGACGAGATCTACTTCAAG GTGACTCATGCCGAGCCGTGGGAGAAAGGTAGCAGGAAAACGGCGGGCCAGACTGGAATGTGTGGAGGG GTCCGTGGTGTTGGAACTGGTGGCATAGTCTCCactgccttctgcctgctgtacaAACTGTTCACGCTAAAGTTGACTCGTAAGCAGGTGATGGGACTCATCACACATACCGACTCTCCCTACATCAGAGCCCTAGGCTTCATGTATATAAG ATACACACAGCCTCCCACAGACCTTGTGGATTGGTTTGACCCGTTCCTTGATGATGAGGAG GAGCTGGACGTGAAAGCCGGGGGAGGTTGTGTCATGACGATCGGCGAAATGCTACGTTCCTTCCTCACCAAGCTAGAATGGTTCTCCACCCTTTTCCCacgcatccctgtgcctgttcaGAAGGCGATCGACCAGCAGATGAAGAGTCGACCCAGGAAAGCTCCTGAGAATGATGGCCaccaggacactgcacaggaaaCGACGTGGCAGGCTGAGCGGCGGCGCTCCAG GAGTCCCAGGAGGACTCCGAGTCCTCGGAGGTCACCTAATAGATCACGGAGTCAGAGCCGTCACCGTGACAGGCGTGGCGCCAGCTTCGACCGTGAACTGGAGAGGGAGCGAGACCGACAAAGGAAGGAAAGGGAAGGCAAGGACAAGGACAAGGACCGGGACCGTCCAGAGAGAGATCAAGACCGTGACCGGAGGGAGAGGGTGGACAAGGACCGACGGCGCTCCCGAAGCATCGACCGGCCCTTAGATCGGCGGCGGAGCCGGAGCAAAGACCGCAAGCGAAGCCGTAGTGGCAGCCGCGATCGGAAGATTGACCGTAAAGATCGAGAGCGGGAGGTGGAGAACGACCGAGCCAGGAGGAAGGACAGGGCCAGCGAGAGGGAGAGATCAAAAGAGAGACGGTCCAAAGGAGAGCCAGAAGACAAGAAGCATGATGAGAGGCACAGGGAGGAACGTACAGTGAGGAAGCCAAGCCGGAGTAAGAGTAGGGAAAAAAAGGGCAAGGGTGAAAGGTCCCGCAAACGTAGCCAGAGCAGGGGTAGAATAGACAGCGAGGACAAGGCCAAGAAAAGAGAGCGTAGCCAGAGCAGAGAACGGTCTAACAAGGGCAGCCGTAGCAGGGAGCAGTCTCACAAACGTAGCCGTAGCAGGGAGCGATCTAACAAGGGCAGCCAGAGCAGGGAGAG GTCTCACAAGAGCAGCCAGAGCAGAGAGAGGTCTCACAAGAGCAGCCAGAGCAGAGAGAGGTCTCACAAGAGCAGCCGGAGCAGGGAGAGGTCTCACAAGCGTAGCCGGAGCAAGGAACGCACTCACCGCCGAGAACTAAGCGACACGAGTGACAGCAAGCATCAGAATAGAAGTCCGAGTGCAGAACAGGTTGATGGGAAGCAGGATAGCAGAGAAAAATCCACTTAA
- the prpf38b gene encoding pre-mRNA-splicing factor 38B isoform X24 — MANAVTGNQQQQQQQQVVAKPVGSGKHGNVLPLWGNEKTMNLNPMILTNILSSPYFKVQLYELKTYHEVVDEIYFKVTHAEPWEKGSRKTAGQTGMCGGVRGVGTGGIVSTAFCLLYKLFTLKLTRKQVMGLITHTDSPYIRALGFMYIRYTQPPTDLVDWFDPFLDDEEELDVKAGGGCVMTIGEMLRSFLTKLEWFSTLFPRIPVPVQKAIDQQMKSRPRKAPENDGHQDTAQETTWQAERRRSRSPRRTPSPRRSPNRSRSQSRHRDRRGASFDRELERERDRQRKEREGKDKDKDRDRPERDQDRDRRERVDKDRRRSRSIDRPLDRRRSRSKDRKRSRSGSRDRKIDRKDREREVENDRARRKDRASERERSKERRSKGEPEDKKHDERHREERTVRKPSRSKSREKKGKGERSRKRSQSRGRIDSEDKAKKRERSQSRERSNKGSRSREQSHKRSRSRERSNKGSQSRERSNKGSQSRERSNKGSQSRERSNKGSQSRERSHKSSQSRERSHKSSRSRERSHKRSRSKERTHRRELSDTSDSKHQNRSPSAEQVDGKQDSREKST; from the exons ATGGCCAACGCGGTTACCGGgaatcagcagcagcagcagcagcagcaggtcgTGGCCAAGCCCGTCGGCTCGGGGAAGCACGGCAATGTGTTGCCTCTCTGGGGCAACGAGAAGACGATGAACCTGAATCCGATGATTCTGACCAACATACTGTCGTCGCCGTATTTCAAGGTCCAGCTCTATGAGCTGAAAACGTACCACGAGGTTGTGGACGAGATCTACTTCAAG GTGACTCATGCCGAGCCGTGGGAGAAAGGTAGCAGGAAAACGGCGGGCCAGACTGGAATGTGTGGAGGG GTCCGTGGTGTTGGAACTGGTGGCATAGTCTCCactgccttctgcctgctgtacaAACTGTTCACGCTAAAGTTGACTCGTAAGCAGGTGATGGGACTCATCACACATACCGACTCTCCCTACATCAGAGCCCTAGGCTTCATGTATATAAG ATACACACAGCCTCCCACAGACCTTGTGGATTGGTTTGACCCGTTCCTTGATGATGAGGAG GAGCTGGACGTGAAAGCCGGGGGAGGTTGTGTCATGACGATCGGCGAAATGCTACGTTCCTTCCTCACCAAGCTAGAATGGTTCTCCACCCTTTTCCCacgcatccctgtgcctgttcaGAAGGCGATCGACCAGCAGATGAAGAGTCGACCCAGGAAAGCTCCTGAGAATGATGGCCaccaggacactgcacaggaaaCGACGTGGCAGGCTGAGCGGCGGCGCTCCAG GAGTCCCAGGAGGACTCCGAGTCCTCGGAGGTCACCTAATAGATCACGGAGTCAGAGCCGTCACCGTGACAGGCGTGGCGCCAGCTTCGACCGTGAACTGGAGAGGGAGCGAGACCGACAAAGGAAGGAAAGGGAAGGCAAGGACAAGGACAAGGACCGGGACCGTCCAGAGAGAGATCAAGACCGTGACCGGAGGGAGAGGGTGGACAAGGACCGACGGCGCTCCCGAAGCATCGACCGGCCCTTAGATCGGCGGCGGAGCCGGAGCAAAGACCGCAAGCGAAGCCGTAGTGGCAGCCGCGATCGGAAGATTGACCGTAAAGATCGAGAGCGGGAGGTGGAGAACGACCGAGCCAGGAGGAAGGACAGGGCCAGCGAGAGGGAGAGATCAAAAGAGAGACGGTCCAAAGGAGAGCCAGAAGACAAGAAGCATGATGAGAGGCACAGGGAGGAACGTACAGTGAGGAAGCCAAGCCGGAGTAAGAGTAGGGAAAAAAAGGGCAAGGGTGAAAGGTCCCGCAAACGTAGCCAGAGCAGGGGTAGAATAGACAGCGAGGACAAGGCCAAGAAAAGAGAGCGTAGCCAGAGCAGAGAACGGTCTAACAAGGGCAGCCGTAGCAGGGAGCAGTCTCACAAACGTAGCCGTAGCAGGGAGCGATCTAACAAGGGCAGCCAGAGCAGGGAGAGGTCTAACAAGGGCAGCCAGAGCAGGGAGAGGTCTAACAAGGGCAGCCAGAGCAGGGAGAGGTCTAACAAGGGCAGCCAGAGCAGGGAGAG GTCTCACAAGAGCAGCCAGAGCAGAGAGAGGTCTCACAAGAGCAGCCGGAGCAGGGAGAGGTCTCACAAGCGTAGCCGGAGCAAGGAACGCACTCACCGCCGAGAACTAAGCGACACGAGTGACAGCAAGCATCAGAATAGAAGTCCGAGTGCAGAACAGGTTGATGGGAAGCAGGATAGCAGAGAAAAATCCACTTAA
- the prpf38b gene encoding pre-mRNA-splicing factor 38B isoform X18 — MANAVTGNQQQQQQQQVVAKPVGSGKHGNVLPLWGNEKTMNLNPMILTNILSSPYFKVQLYELKTYHEVVDEIYFKVTHAEPWEKGSRKTAGQTGMCGGVRGVGTGGIVSTAFCLLYKLFTLKLTRKQVMGLITHTDSPYIRALGFMYIRYTQPPTDLVDWFDPFLDDEEELDVKAGGGCVMTIGEMLRSFLTKLEWFSTLFPRIPVPVQKAIDQQMKSRPRKAPENDGHQDTAQETTWQAERRRSRSPRRTPSPRRSPNRSRSQSRHRDRRGASFDRELERERDRQRKEREGKDKDKDRDRPERDQDRDRRERVDKDRRRSRSIDRPLDRRRSRSKDRKRSRSGSRDRKIDRKDREREVENDRARRKDRASERERSKERRSKGEPEDKKHDERHREERTVRKPSRSKSREKKGKGERSRKRSQSRGRIDSEDKAKKRERSQSRERSNKGSRSREQSHKRSRSRERSNKGSQSRERSNKGSQSRERSNKGSQSRERSNKGSQSRERSNKGSQSRERSHKSSQSRERSHKSSRSRERSHKRSRSKERTHRRELSDTSDSKHQNRSPSAEQVDGKQDSREKST, encoded by the exons ATGGCCAACGCGGTTACCGGgaatcagcagcagcagcagcagcagcaggtcgTGGCCAAGCCCGTCGGCTCGGGGAAGCACGGCAATGTGTTGCCTCTCTGGGGCAACGAGAAGACGATGAACCTGAATCCGATGATTCTGACCAACATACTGTCGTCGCCGTATTTCAAGGTCCAGCTCTATGAGCTGAAAACGTACCACGAGGTTGTGGACGAGATCTACTTCAAG GTGACTCATGCCGAGCCGTGGGAGAAAGGTAGCAGGAAAACGGCGGGCCAGACTGGAATGTGTGGAGGG GTCCGTGGTGTTGGAACTGGTGGCATAGTCTCCactgccttctgcctgctgtacaAACTGTTCACGCTAAAGTTGACTCGTAAGCAGGTGATGGGACTCATCACACATACCGACTCTCCCTACATCAGAGCCCTAGGCTTCATGTATATAAG ATACACACAGCCTCCCACAGACCTTGTGGATTGGTTTGACCCGTTCCTTGATGATGAGGAG GAGCTGGACGTGAAAGCCGGGGGAGGTTGTGTCATGACGATCGGCGAAATGCTACGTTCCTTCCTCACCAAGCTAGAATGGTTCTCCACCCTTTTCCCacgcatccctgtgcctgttcaGAAGGCGATCGACCAGCAGATGAAGAGTCGACCCAGGAAAGCTCCTGAGAATGATGGCCaccaggacactgcacaggaaaCGACGTGGCAGGCTGAGCGGCGGCGCTCCAG GAGTCCCAGGAGGACTCCGAGTCCTCGGAGGTCACCTAATAGATCACGGAGTCAGAGCCGTCACCGTGACAGGCGTGGCGCCAGCTTCGACCGTGAACTGGAGAGGGAGCGAGACCGACAAAGGAAGGAAAGGGAAGGCAAGGACAAGGACAAGGACCGGGACCGTCCAGAGAGAGATCAAGACCGTGACCGGAGGGAGAGGGTGGACAAGGACCGACGGCGCTCCCGAAGCATCGACCGGCCCTTAGATCGGCGGCGGAGCCGGAGCAAAGACCGCAAGCGAAGCCGTAGTGGCAGCCGCGATCGGAAGATTGACCGTAAAGATCGAGAGCGGGAGGTGGAGAACGACCGAGCCAGGAGGAAGGACAGGGCCAGCGAGAGGGAGAGATCAAAAGAGAGACGGTCCAAAGGAGAGCCAGAAGACAAGAAGCATGATGAGAGGCACAGGGAGGAACGTACAGTGAGGAAGCCAAGCCGGAGTAAGAGTAGGGAAAAAAAGGGCAAGGGTGAAAGGTCCCGCAAACGTAGCCAGAGCAGGGGTAGAATAGACAGCGAGGACAAGGCCAAGAAAAGAGAGCGTAGCCAGAGCAGAGAACGGTCTAACAAGGGCAGCCGTAGCAGGGAGCAGTCTCACAAACGTAGCCGTAGCAGGGAGCGATCTAACAAGGGCAGCCAGAGCAGGGAGAGGTCTAACAAGGGCAGCCAGAGCAGGGAGAGGTCTAACAAGGGCAGCCAGAGCAGGGAGAGGTCTAACAAGGGCAGCCAGAGCAGGGAGAGGTCTAACAAGGGCAGCCAGAGCAGGGAGAG GTCTCACAAGAGCAGCCAGAGCAGAGAGAGGTCTCACAAGAGCAGCCGGAGCAGGGAGAGGTCTCACAAGCGTAGCCGGAGCAAGGAACGCACTCACCGCCGAGAACTAAGCGACACGAGTGACAGCAAGCATCAGAATAGAAGTCCGAGTGCAGAACAGGTTGATGGGAAGCAGGATAGCAGAGAAAAATCCACTTAA
- the prpf38b gene encoding pre-mRNA-splicing factor 38B isoform X28 translates to MANAVTGNQQQQQQQQVVAKPVGSGKHGNVLPLWGNEKTMNLNPMILTNILSSPYFKVQLYELKTYHEVVDEIYFKVTHAEPWEKGSRKTAGQTGMCGGVRGVGTGGIVSTAFCLLYKLFTLKLTRKQVMGLITHTDSPYIRALGFMYIRYTQPPTDLVDWFDPFLDDEEELDVKAGGGCVMTIGEMLRSFLTKLEWFSTLFPRIPVPVQKAIDQQMKSRPRKAPENDGHQDTAQETTWQAERRRSRSPRRTPSPRRSPNRSRSQSRHRDRRGASFDRELERERDRQRKEREGKDKDKDRDRPERDQDRDRRERVDKDRRRSRSIDRPLDRRRSRSKDRKRSRSGSRDRKIDRKDREREVENDRARRKDRASERERSKERRSKGEPEDKKHDERHREERTVRKPSRSKSREKKGKGERSRKRSQSRGRIDSEDKAKKRERSQSRERSNKGSRSREQSHKRSRSRERSNKGSQSRERSHKSSQSRERSHKSSQSRERSHKSSQSRERSHKSSRSRERSHKRSRSKERTHRRELSDTSDSKHQNRSPSAEQVDGKQDSREKST, encoded by the exons ATGGCCAACGCGGTTACCGGgaatcagcagcagcagcagcagcagcaggtcgTGGCCAAGCCCGTCGGCTCGGGGAAGCACGGCAATGTGTTGCCTCTCTGGGGCAACGAGAAGACGATGAACCTGAATCCGATGATTCTGACCAACATACTGTCGTCGCCGTATTTCAAGGTCCAGCTCTATGAGCTGAAAACGTACCACGAGGTTGTGGACGAGATCTACTTCAAG GTGACTCATGCCGAGCCGTGGGAGAAAGGTAGCAGGAAAACGGCGGGCCAGACTGGAATGTGTGGAGGG GTCCGTGGTGTTGGAACTGGTGGCATAGTCTCCactgccttctgcctgctgtacaAACTGTTCACGCTAAAGTTGACTCGTAAGCAGGTGATGGGACTCATCACACATACCGACTCTCCCTACATCAGAGCCCTAGGCTTCATGTATATAAG ATACACACAGCCTCCCACAGACCTTGTGGATTGGTTTGACCCGTTCCTTGATGATGAGGAG GAGCTGGACGTGAAAGCCGGGGGAGGTTGTGTCATGACGATCGGCGAAATGCTACGTTCCTTCCTCACCAAGCTAGAATGGTTCTCCACCCTTTTCCCacgcatccctgtgcctgttcaGAAGGCGATCGACCAGCAGATGAAGAGTCGACCCAGGAAAGCTCCTGAGAATGATGGCCaccaggacactgcacaggaaaCGACGTGGCAGGCTGAGCGGCGGCGCTCCAG GAGTCCCAGGAGGACTCCGAGTCCTCGGAGGTCACCTAATAGATCACGGAGTCAGAGCCGTCACCGTGACAGGCGTGGCGCCAGCTTCGACCGTGAACTGGAGAGGGAGCGAGACCGACAAAGGAAGGAAAGGGAAGGCAAGGACAAGGACAAGGACCGGGACCGTCCAGAGAGAGATCAAGACCGTGACCGGAGGGAGAGGGTGGACAAGGACCGACGGCGCTCCCGAAGCATCGACCGGCCCTTAGATCGGCGGCGGAGCCGGAGCAAAGACCGCAAGCGAAGCCGTAGTGGCAGCCGCGATCGGAAGATTGACCGTAAAGATCGAGAGCGGGAGGTGGAGAACGACCGAGCCAGGAGGAAGGACAGGGCCAGCGAGAGGGAGAGATCAAAAGAGAGACGGTCCAAAGGAGAGCCAGAAGACAAGAAGCATGATGAGAGGCACAGGGAGGAACGTACAGTGAGGAAGCCAAGCCGGAGTAAGAGTAGGGAAAAAAAGGGCAAGGGTGAAAGGTCCCGCAAACGTAGCCAGAGCAGGGGTAGAATAGACAGCGAGGACAAGGCCAAGAAAAGAGAGCGTAGCCAGAGCAGAGAACGGTCTAACAAGGGCAGCCGTAGCAGGGAGCAGTCTCACAAACGTAGCCGTAGCAGGGAGCGATCTAACAAGGGCAGCCAGAGCAGGGAGAG GTCTCACAAGAGCAGCCAGAGCAGAGAGAGGTCTCACAAGAGCAGCCAGAGCAGAGAGAGGTCTCACAAGAGCAGCCAGAGCAGAGAGAGGTCTCACAAGAGCAGCCGGAGCAGGGAGAGGTCTCACAAGCGTAGCCGGAGCAAGGAACGCACTCACCGCCGAGAACTAAGCGACACGAGTGACAGCAAGCATCAGAATAGAAGTCCGAGTGCAGAACAGGTTGATGGGAAGCAGGATAGCAGAGAAAAATCCACTTAA
- the prpf38b gene encoding pre-mRNA-splicing factor 38B isoform X38, producing MANAVTGNQQQQQQQQVVAKPVGSGKHGNVLPLWGNEKTMNLNPMILTNILSSPYFKVQLYELKTYHEVVDEIYFKVTHAEPWEKGSRKTAGQTGMCGGVRGVGTGGIVSTAFCLLYKLFTLKLTRKQVMGLITHTDSPYIRALGFMYIRYTQPPTDLVDWFDPFLDDEEELDVKAGGGCVMTIGEMLRSFLTKLEWFSTLFPRIPVPVQKAIDQQMKSRPRKAPENDGHQDTAQETTWQAERRRSRSPRRTPSPRRSPNRSRSQSRHRDRRGASFDRELERERDRQRKEREGKDKDKDRDRPERDQDRDRRERVDKDRRRSRSIDRPLDRRRSRSKDRKRSRSGSRDRKIDRKDREREVENDRARRKDRASERERSKERRSKGEPEDKKHDERHREERTVRKPSRSKSREKKGKGERSRKRSQSRGRIDSEDKAKKRERSQSRERSNKGSRSREQSHKRSRSRERSNKGSQSRERSNKGSQSRERSHKSSRSRERSHKRSRSKERTHRRELSDTSDSKHQNRSPSAEQVDGKQDSREKST from the exons ATGGCCAACGCGGTTACCGGgaatcagcagcagcagcagcagcagcaggtcgTGGCCAAGCCCGTCGGCTCGGGGAAGCACGGCAATGTGTTGCCTCTCTGGGGCAACGAGAAGACGATGAACCTGAATCCGATGATTCTGACCAACATACTGTCGTCGCCGTATTTCAAGGTCCAGCTCTATGAGCTGAAAACGTACCACGAGGTTGTGGACGAGATCTACTTCAAG GTGACTCATGCCGAGCCGTGGGAGAAAGGTAGCAGGAAAACGGCGGGCCAGACTGGAATGTGTGGAGGG GTCCGTGGTGTTGGAACTGGTGGCATAGTCTCCactgccttctgcctgctgtacaAACTGTTCACGCTAAAGTTGACTCGTAAGCAGGTGATGGGACTCATCACACATACCGACTCTCCCTACATCAGAGCCCTAGGCTTCATGTATATAAG ATACACACAGCCTCCCACAGACCTTGTGGATTGGTTTGACCCGTTCCTTGATGATGAGGAG GAGCTGGACGTGAAAGCCGGGGGAGGTTGTGTCATGACGATCGGCGAAATGCTACGTTCCTTCCTCACCAAGCTAGAATGGTTCTCCACCCTTTTCCCacgcatccctgtgcctgttcaGAAGGCGATCGACCAGCAGATGAAGAGTCGACCCAGGAAAGCTCCTGAGAATGATGGCCaccaggacactgcacaggaaaCGACGTGGCAGGCTGAGCGGCGGCGCTCCAG GAGTCCCAGGAGGACTCCGAGTCCTCGGAGGTCACCTAATAGATCACGGAGTCAGAGCCGTCACCGTGACAGGCGTGGCGCCAGCTTCGACCGTGAACTGGAGAGGGAGCGAGACCGACAAAGGAAGGAAAGGGAAGGCAAGGACAAGGACAAGGACCGGGACCGTCCAGAGAGAGATCAAGACCGTGACCGGAGGGAGAGGGTGGACAAGGACCGACGGCGCTCCCGAAGCATCGACCGGCCCTTAGATCGGCGGCGGAGCCGGAGCAAAGACCGCAAGCGAAGCCGTAGTGGCAGCCGCGATCGGAAGATTGACCGTAAAGATCGAGAGCGGGAGGTGGAGAACGACCGAGCCAGGAGGAAGGACAGGGCCAGCGAGAGGGAGAGATCAAAAGAGAGACGGTCCAAAGGAGAGCCAGAAGACAAGAAGCATGATGAGAGGCACAGGGAGGAACGTACAGTGAGGAAGCCAAGCCGGAGTAAGAGTAGGGAAAAAAAGGGCAAGGGTGAAAGGTCCCGCAAACGTAGCCAGAGCAGGGGTAGAATAGACAGCGAGGACAAGGCCAAGAAAAGAGAGCGTAGCCAGAGCAGAGAACGGTCTAACAAGGGCAGCCGTAGCAGGGAGCAGTCTCACAAACGTAGCCGTAGCAGGGAGCGATCTAACAAGGGCAGCCAGAGCAGGGAGAGGTCTAACAAGGGCAGCCAGAGCAGGGAGAG GTCTCACAAGAGCAGCCGGAGCAGGGAGAGGTCTCACAAGCGTAGCCGGAGCAAGGAACGCACTCACCGCCGAGAACTAAGCGACACGAGTGACAGCAAGCATCAGAATAGAAGTCCGAGTGCAGAACAGGTTGATGGGAAGCAGGATAGCAGAGAAAAATCCACTTAA